A window from Setaria italica strain Yugu1 chromosome VIII, Setaria_italica_v2.0, whole genome shotgun sequence encodes these proteins:
- the LOC101764556 gene encoding UDP-glycosyltransferase 72B3 yields MKDGPPHVAMLATPGMGHLIPLAELAKRLAARHGATATLLTFASTASATQRAFLASLPPCVSNETLPPVDLSDLPHDALIETLMSEECARSLPALSNILAEMRRTTRLMAFVTDPFGIDTFDIARDAGMVGRRCLFFPGSLHALTLMLHLPELVVSVPGEFRDLAEPVRLPGCVPIPGPDVISPLQDRSSPAYSLMVHLAERFLEADAILVNSFDAAEPEVAAVLRQPKPGRPPVYHIGPLILTSSDNITSHASDTAPQPPRAACLEWLDRQPARSVIFVSFGSGGTLPAEQMRELALGLELSGQHFLWVVRSPSDDGSLSGNYYDSESKKDPFAYLPEGFVERTKDVGLLLPSWAPQIEVLVHEATGGFLTHCGWNSTLESLVHGVPMVAWPLYAEQRLNAVMLSEGVGAAIRLPEMKEKETIAVAVRELMAGEGKGAAVRAKVAELKKAAAEGLREGGAATTALDEVVKNWVGEN; encoded by the coding sequence ATGAAGGACGGCCCTCCGCACGTGGCAATGCTGGCGACGCCGGGGATGGGCCACCTGATCCCGCTGGCGGAGCTGGCCAAGCGCCTCGCCGCGCGGCACGGCGCCACAGCCACGCTCCTCACCTTCGCGTCCACGGCGTCCGCCACGCAGCGCGCcttcctcgcctccctcccgcccTGCGTGTCCAACGAGACGCTCCCGCCCGTCGACCTCTCCGACCTGCCCCACGACGCCCTCATCGAGACGCTCATGTCCGAGGAATGCGCGCGCTCCCTCCCGGCCCTTTCCAACATCCTCGCGGAGATGAGGCGGACCACGCGGCTGATGGCGTTCGTCACCGACCCCTTCGGCATCGACACCTTCGACATCGCGCGCGACGCCGGGATGGTGGGGAGGAGGTgcctcttcttccccggcagCCTCCACGCCCTCACTCTCATGCTCCACCTCCCCGAGCTCGTCGTCTCCGTCCCCGGCGAGTTCCGGGACCTGGCCGAGCCGGTGCGGCTGCCGGGGTGCGTGCCGATCCCGGGGCCAGACGTCATCTCGCCGCTCCAGGACAGGTCGAGCCCGGCTTACAGTCTGATGGTCCACCTCGCCGAGCGCTTCCTCGAAGCCGATGCCATCCTAGTGAACTCCTTCGACGCCGCCGAGCCGGAGGTCGCCGCGGTGCTTCGCCAGCCGAAGCCTGGCCGGCCGCCGGTGTATCATATAGGTCCGCTAATCCTGACATCATCAGATAATATCACCAGTCATGCCAGCGACACGGCGCCTCAACCACCTCGCGCGGCGTGCCTAGAGTGGCTCGACCGGCAGCCGGCCAGGTCAGTCATCTTCGTCTCGTTCGGCTCCGGCGGCACTCTGCCGGCGGAGCAGATGCGGGAGCTCGCGCTCGGTCTGGAGCTCAGTGGACAACACTTCCTGTGGGTGGTGCGGAGCCCGAGCGACGATGGTTCGTTGAGCGGAAACTACTACGACTCCGAGAGCAAGAAGGATCCCTTCGCGTACCTCCCCGAAGGGTTCGTCGAGAGGACGAAGGACGTGGGGCTCTTGCTACCCTCATGGGCTCCGCAGATAGAGGTGCTGGTCCACGAGGCCACGGGAGGGTTCTTGACGCACTGTGGCTGGAACTCCACGTTGGAGAGCCTTGTTCATGGCGTGCCGATGGTGGCGTGGCCGCTGTACGCCGAGCAGCGGCTGAACGCGGTGATGCTGTCGGAGGGGGTTGGGGCGGCGATACGGTTGCCTGAGATGAAGGAGAAGGAGACGATCGCAGTGGCGGTGAGGGAGCTGATGGCTGGGGAAGGGAAGGGTGCTGCGGTTAGGGCGAAGGTGGCAGAGCTGAAGAAGGCTGCTGCGGAGGGCCTTCGTGAGGGTGGTGCTGCCACAACTGCACTAGACGAGGTGGTGAAGAATTGGGTAGGAGAGAATTAG